A part of Desulfobacter sp. genomic DNA contains:
- a CDS encoding CPBP family intramembrane metalloprotease — MSSEWTNRDLIIPYAAPYFAYVGLSSFFHNKIPVEINYVLKLIIVTGLLIWAWRWYFPVAGPKNRWGSVGYGVVFGVVGLVLWVVCYQPFAGEGGEPWSDTGFYLRLVTASLVVPVFEELLMRGYIFRFALQWDRFRKQKHTEPFSKTLETASVFDIEPGGWSIAAIMISSVIFALGHTTGEWPAGIVYGVLMCALYIIRKDLISCMVAHGTTNFGLALYVFYTGHWELW, encoded by the coding sequence ATGAGTTCTGAATGGACCAACCGTGACTTGATCATTCCATACGCCGCACCGTATTTTGCCTATGTGGGGCTGTCCTCTTTTTTTCATAATAAAATTCCTGTTGAAATAAATTATGTGCTCAAGCTCATCATTGTAACGGGGCTGCTGATCTGGGCATGGCGCTGGTATTTTCCGGTGGCCGGGCCGAAAAACAGGTGGGGCTCTGTTGGTTATGGTGTTGTGTTTGGCGTGGTCGGGCTGGTGCTCTGGGTTGTCTGTTATCAGCCGTTTGCCGGCGAAGGCGGGGAACCCTGGAGCGATACCGGGTTTTATCTGAGGCTGGTCACGGCCAGTCTGGTGGTTCCGGTATTTGAAGAGCTGCTGATGCGGGGGTATATATTCCGTTTTGCACTTCAGTGGGACAGGTTCAGAAAGCAGAAGCATACGGAACCTTTTTCAAAAACTTTAGAAACGGCAAGTGTTTTTGATATTGAGCCCGGGGGATGGAGTATTGCGGCAATTATGATATCCAGTGTTATCTTTGCCCTGGGACATACCACCGGGGAATGGCCGGCCGGAATTGTATACGGCGTATTGATGTGTGCCTTATATATAATAAGGAAGGATCTGATTTCCTGCATGGTGGCCCACGGTACAACCAATTTCGGCCTGGCCCTTTACGTTTTCTACACCGGCCACTGGGAACTCTGGTAA
- the rdgC gene encoding recombination-associated protein RdgC: MGFISSTHSLSRYHIEGEFDGSTMEAVREGLIQNAIPEIESEYDEISAGWTPFESPYKPDFEKYSFIFGTYFLFSLRIDKKSIPAKLVQKHMAIEIEKKKEETGRDFLSKNEKAEIKEFILDILMHKIPSIPSIYDILWSYEEKSLYLFSTQKAANELFETLFFKSFNHKPVRIFPYTMVEKLGKFTDTEKDRFLSLAPLKY, encoded by the coding sequence ATGGGATTTATTTCATCCACCCATTCCCTGAGCCGGTACCACATCGAAGGAGAATTTGACGGCAGCACCATGGAAGCAGTCCGGGAAGGCCTGATCCAGAATGCCATCCCTGAAATAGAGAGCGAATACGATGAAATATCCGCCGGCTGGACCCCCTTTGAAAGCCCGTATAAACCGGACTTCGAAAAATATTCCTTTATTTTCGGCACCTATTTTCTATTTTCGCTGCGCATTGACAAAAAATCAATACCGGCCAAGCTGGTCCAGAAACACATGGCCATTGAAATCGAAAAGAAAAAAGAGGAAACCGGCCGGGACTTTCTGTCAAAAAACGAAAAAGCCGAGATCAAGGAGTTTATCCTGGACATCCTGATGCACAAGATTCCATCCATCCCCAGCATCTATGACATCCTCTGGAGCTATGAAGAAAAAAGCCTCTACCTCTTTTCAACACAGAAAGCTGCCAATGAACTGTTTGAAACATTATTCTTTAAATCCTTCAACCACAAGCCCGTCCGGATATTCCCCTACACCATGGTTGAAAAGCTGGGAAAATTCACGGACACGGAAAAAGACCGTTTTCTATCCCTGGCACCGCTGAAATACTAA